In one window of Balnearium lithotrophicum DNA:
- a CDS encoding DUF2391 family protein → MDKVGKQAEGIEKEIGKIRNKIKHEKSGFQLKDLIQEIAGAILLAFPFAANADIWEISQKMSYLHTVVLLILIILGLFIVIKYGKLENWKTQNIAGILPLRLITILAISLTVSALSLLILGIYPSIITNLNWFLKTNVLITLFSVMGSFGVDAAK, encoded by the coding sequence GTGGATAAAGTAGGAAAGCAAGCCGAAGGAATAGAAAAAGAAATTGGGAAAATAAGGAATAAAATCAAACATGAGAAATCCGGTTTTCAATTAAAGGATTTAATCCAGGAAATAGCTGGAGCTATACTTCTTGCTTTTCCCTTTGCAGCAAATGCAGACATATGGGAAATTTCTCAAAAAATGTCCTATTTACATACTGTTGTTTTGTTAATTCTTATAATTCTTGGCTTATTTATAGTTATTAAATACGGAAAATTAGAAAATTGGAAAACTCAAAATATTGCAGGAATTTTACCACTAAGACTTATTACAATTTTGGCTATATCCTTAACAGTTTCAGCTCTTTCTCTTTTAATTCTTGGTATTTATCCCAGTATCATAACAAATTTAAATTGGTTTCTGAAAACCAATGTTCTTATAACACTATTTTCAGTTATGGGAAGCTTTGGAGTAGACGCAGCGAAATAA